Proteins encoded in a region of the Malaciobacter mytili LMG 24559 genome:
- a CDS encoding PAS domain-containing protein yields MAAGQETVLDEYAFLVSETDSKGIISFANDDFCKIAEYNLEELMGQPHNMVRHPDMPKKAFKSLWDSVQKGEIWTGYVKNATKSGGYYWVFATVYPFESCDGSKGYLSCRRRASEDEIKASEELYRKWKLEEK; encoded by the coding sequence ATGGCAGCAGGACAAGAGACAGTATTAGATGAATATGCATTTTTAGTAAGTGAGACAGATTCAAAAGGGATAATATCATTTGCAAATGATGATTTTTGTAAAATAGCGGAATATAATTTAGAAGAATTAATGGGGCAGCCACATAATATGGTAAGACACCCAGATATGCCAAAGAAAGCCTTTAAAAGTTTATGGGATAGTGTACAAAAAGGTGAGATATGGACAGGATATGTAAAGAATGCGACAAAATCAGGGGGATATTACTGGGTATTTGCAACAGTATATCCATTTGAGAGTTGTGATGGTTCAAAAGGGTATTTATCATGCAGAAGAAGAGCTTCTGAAGATGAAATTAAAGCCTCTGAAGAACTTTATAGAAAATGGAAATTAGAAGAAAAGTAA
- a CDS encoding sensor histidine kinase → MSLSNYINLFKENKPTIIKYWLSNEKVSEILDLHRLDKKKFIQEYANAVIEYYIEVVNQTKKIGDCPIIDELLKYLKINNVTSDELFIICSGFKNALIRYSYKLEINSYEIDKEINFIFEQNFSGVLNRYSKTIKDVETALSKSLDIANKYIIMSRTDKRGIITEVTEAFCEISGYKKEELIGQAHNIVRHPDTNPLVFKELWNTILSGKIWKGEIKNRKKNGSYYWVSATIEPNFNINGEITGFVAIRQDITSKKEVEEQQNILVEQSKSAAMGEMISMIAHQWRQPLQAVSILIQKLPLMKMIEGEISDEVLNQVVDDVAVQLEYMSKTIDDFRDFFKPDKEKEEIYISKIIDKALDFLAYMLKVDTIKLTKFDLEDSLVNIHINEVVQVLINIIKNARDAMNEKIKDNNKILNIKYYKENNYAIIEIEDNAGGIPENIINRVFEPYFSTKTNKNGTGLGLYMSKTIIEQHSHGRLSVSNSNLGAVFKIELPLN, encoded by the coding sequence ATGTCACTAAGTAATTATATTAATCTTTTTAAAGAAAATAAGCCTACTATAATAAAATATTGGTTATCAAATGAGAAAGTTTCTGAAATTTTAGATTTGCATAGACTAGATAAAAAAAAGTTTATACAAGAGTATGCAAATGCGGTAATTGAATATTATATTGAAGTGGTTAATCAAACTAAAAAGATAGGTGATTGTCCTATTATAGATGAATTGTTAAAGTATCTAAAAATAAATAATGTTACTAGTGATGAATTATTTATTATTTGTTCAGGTTTTAAAAATGCCTTAATTAGGTATTCTTATAAATTAGAAATAAATTCCTATGAAATTGATAAAGAAATTAACTTTATTTTTGAACAGAACTTTTCAGGAGTTTTAAATAGATACTCAAAAACTATAAAAGATGTTGAAACTGCCTTAAGCAAATCTCTTGATATTGCAAATAAATATATTATTATGTCTAGAACGGATAAAAGAGGAATAATTACTGAAGTTACAGAAGCTTTTTGTGAAATTTCTGGATACAAAAAAGAGGAACTTATAGGGCAAGCTCATAATATAGTAAGGCATCCTGATACAAATCCTTTAGTGTTTAAAGAGTTATGGAATACAATTCTTTCTGGAAAAATCTGGAAAGGTGAGATAAAAAATAGAAAAAAAAATGGAAGTTATTATTGGGTTTCTGCCACAATTGAACCAAATTTTAATATAAATGGCGAAATTACAGGCTTTGTAGCAATAAGGCAAGATATTACTTCTAAAAAAGAAGTTGAAGAACAACAAAATATATTAGTAGAACAATCAAAATCTGCTGCTATGGGTGAGATGATATCTATGATTGCTCACCAATGGAGACAGCCTTTACAAGCAGTTTCTATTTTAATTCAAAAACTACCTTTAATGAAGATGATTGAAGGGGAAATTTCAGATGAAGTTTTAAATCAAGTTGTTGATGATGTGGCAGTACAACTTGAATATATGTCTAAAACTATTGATGATTTTAGAGATTTCTTTAAACCTGATAAGGAAAAAGAAGAGATTTATATTAGTAAAATTATTGATAAAGCTTTAGATTTTCTTGCATATATGTTAAAAGTTGATACGATTAAACTAACTAAATTTGATTTAGAAGACTCTTTAGTTAATATTCATATAAATGAAGTTGTTCAAGTTTTAATAAATATTATTAAAAATGCAAGAGATGCCATGAATGAAAAGATTAAAGATAATAATAAAATATTAAATATTAAATATTATAAAGAAAACAACTATGCGATAATAGAAATTGAAGATAATGCTGGTGGAATACCAGAAAATATTATCAATAGAGTATTTGAACCATATTTTTCAACAAAAACAAATAAAAATGGAACAGGTTTAGGACTTTATATGAGTAAGACTATTATTGAACAACATAGTCATGGAAGATTAAGTGTATCTAACTCAAATTTAGGTGCAGTATTTAAAATAGAATTACCATTAAATTAG
- the recR gene encoding recombination mediator RecR, whose protein sequence is MKKGLEKFYELVEAFESLPTVGKKSALRLAYHIVMNDNYCGIKLAHSIENAIKNINKCVKCGSMSEHEICEFCLDDSRDKKTLCIVQSAKDIFVIEESKQFEGIYFVIEELEEDSLDRLIDTVRENRVTDVLFAITPSLSNDAFILFIEDKLKQFEINFTKIAQGVPTGVSLENVDLISLSKAIQSKVVI, encoded by the coding sequence AAAGGATTAGAAAAATTTTATGAATTAGTTGAAGCTTTTGAGTCTTTACCCACAGTTGGTAAAAAATCAGCTTTAAGATTAGCTTATCATATTGTAATGAATGATAATTATTGTGGTATTAAATTAGCTCATAGTATTGAAAATGCTATAAAAAATATAAATAAATGTGTTAAATGTGGTTCAATGAGTGAGCATGAGATTTGTGAATTTTGTTTAGATGATAGTAGAGATAAAAAAACTTTATGTATAGTTCAAAGTGCAAAAGATATTTTTGTAATTGAAGAATCAAAACAATTTGAAGGAATATATTTTGTAATTGAAGAGTTAGAAGAAGATAGTCTTGATAGGCTTATTGATACTGTAAGAGAAAATAGGGTAACTGATGTTTTATTTGCAATAACACCTTCTTTATCTAATGATGCTTTTATTTTATTTATTGAAGATAAATTAAAACAGTTTGAAATAAACTTTACAAAAATAGCACAAGGTGTTCCAACGGGTGTTAGTTTAGAAAATGTAGATTTAATCTCTTTATCAAAAGCAATTCAAAGTAAGGTTGTTATTTAA
- a CDS encoding dUTP diphosphatase, with protein sequence MLYEDLKIATKSLGFLTIEDFAKYIGVTPKDILEWEQKEEVPYTISLIIHLLKGDKSLPNNSTLDNLVEECLPLATLLEEASSFPHKLEEMFLLQKELNDSTNGKNWELGINKFDKEINWLRCIHMEVSELIESTPWKHWKNINAEPDMNNIHVELVDIWHFLMSYILQETNVPKAVSLVNTHCIYEANEEIDVKAMVKEAEKLSYIALAIQTNNMPSFSGIERFIDQFFRCCKISGLSFTWLQKLYIGKNCLNKFRQDNGYKEGTYKKDWNGKEDNVVMVSFLEKMENVSFNELYKQLELSYKSL encoded by the coding sequence TTGTTATATGAAGATTTAAAAATAGCTACTAAATCATTAGGTTTTTTAACAATTGAAGATTTTGCAAAATATATTGGAGTTACACCAAAAGATATTTTAGAGTGGGAACAAAAAGAAGAGGTTCCTTATACAATTTCACTTATTATTCATCTATTAAAAGGAGATAAATCCCTTCCAAATAATAGCACTTTGGATAATTTAGTAGAAGAGTGTTTACCTTTGGCAACACTTTTAGAAGAAGCATCTTCTTTCCCTCATAAATTAGAAGAGATGTTTTTATTACAAAAAGAGTTAAATGACTCAACAAACGGTAAAAACTGGGAACTAGGCATAAATAAGTTTGATAAAGAGATTAATTGGCTTAGATGTATTCATATGGAAGTTTCAGAACTTATTGAATCAACTCCTTGGAAACATTGGAAAAATATAAATGCTGAACCAGATATGAATAATATTCATGTGGAATTAGTAGATATTTGGCATTTTTTAATGTCTTATATTTTACAAGAGACAAATGTACCAAAGGCAGTATCTCTTGTAAATACACATTGTATCTATGAAGCAAATGAAGAGATTGATGTGAAAGCTATGGTTAAAGAAGCAGAAAAGTTATCATATATTGCTTTAGCTATTCAAACAAATAATATGCCATCTTTTAGTGGAATTGAAAGATTTATTGACCAATTCTTTAGATGTTGTAAAATTTCAGGTTTATCTTTTACTTGGTTACAAAAGTTATATATTGGTAAAAATTGTTTAAATAAATTTAGACAAGACAATGGTTATAAAGAAGGAACTTATAAAAAAGATTGGAATGGAAAAGAAGATAATGTTGTAATGGTCTCTTTTTTAGAAAAAATGGAAAATGTAAGTTTTAATGAGTTATATAAACAACTTGAACTTTCTTATAAAAGTCTTTAA
- a CDS encoding uracil-DNA glycosylase has translation MNERIICQKCQYYYVTWENNQPHGCKAYGFKSKIIPSTIVKSSSGVECSFYKPKQR, from the coding sequence ATGAATGAGAGAATTATATGTCAAAAGTGTCAATATTACTATGTAACTTGGGAAAACAATCAACCTCATGGCTGTAAAGCATATGGATTTAAATCAAAAATAATTCCATCAACAATTGTGAAAAGTAGCAGTGGAGTAGAGTGTTCTTTTTATAAACCAAAACAAAGATAA